tcacaaaaatacttTCTTAATGGAATTTTAATCAATCTATGCACTGTAAGCATCCCAGCTTGGACATATTTGTTATTATTCATCTGTTAAAACCtttcagaaacattttaaacaatagAGAAAAGCTTGTTTGACttgtctgaatttaaaaaaacaaaaacccataaTTAACTAAAGTGattcaaatcaaaatgttctttttccttTAGAGTAAAATCAGATTTGAAGGAACTAGATATGAAGTAATTAATCGTCTTACCTTTCCACTCCTTAATTGTGTGATCGGTCCATTTAccttgttttttagtttgtttttttccaaatcttaGGCTGGTCTAAGAGGCTTTAGATAATCATTTACaccaaaaatcatttaaaattacATCTAGGATAGGAAAATGACACCTTTAAGCAGTGCATGATCTAACTATGTCATGGAGTCCCAATGACCCTATTGAGGATTTGTGGATTAGAGTTGGCTGAGAAGAGGACAGTCAATCgctcatctttattttttttaaagagtcttATTTAATGTAACAATCACAGCCCACGACACAGAAAAATAATTGTGTTATCGATTGTATAAGTTGTAACCAGTGTTTTATGACCATCTGAAAGGAACTGCAAGATTTCTTGttttgacaaacacacacacttgtacGCGCACAAGCCCCTCTTCTGCTTAGTCAGCACTCTCAGCCAAATCCCTTTCTGATCCTATTAGATCAGCCCCATCTGAACAGATTTCAGGTCAGATTAACATGAAACCTCTTGAGTGTGTAGAGTCATTTAGactacactttttatttttcagtttgcgaaaaaaattaaattaaaaaaaaaggggggggggggtaatacCTCTCCCTGTTGGCAGGTGTGCTTTTTACAACTCACCAACATAAAATGAATACATGCATTTGCATGCATAGAAgcaaacagcactttatttggTTTACAGCAATAATAGAAAGCAGGAAAAGGTAGTAGTACaggatttatttcaaatcaaatcaacatttacatGAAATGAAATATAAGTCTACACAAGACTTTGAAAATAAGATTTGAAGGAAAAGGTCATGACACTACATAATGTAAGCTACATCCGTTTGACTTTCTGCTAAAAAAAGGTTCCCGTCGCTGCTGCAGTCTGAAAGATGAGGCTTTTTAATGTCAAGCACGgaaaaatcaggaaaataaaagacaacaacTTCCAAGCTTTGCCAAATGgaactacattaaaaaaacacaaaacaaagcaaacaattTCTAACTACTTTCATGCTTAGAgtataaaaaagagaaaaggttgtttttcgaggtttcattttttccttttgcctCTCTTCTACATCAGATGTGAGTGTTTCAGTCATTTAACAACAGAGGAGGGCAGCTACAGTGCAGCAGGATCTGCGATGCCTCCCGTCACCTCATTCTCAGCTGCGTCTGTGTCAGTGTCACCAGCAGCCGGGACATCAGCAGCAGCGGGGATATCAGCTGCGGCAGGACCGGCCACATCAACAGCCACCTCGGGGGCGATGTCAACAGCGGCAACGTCAACGGGAGGCACGTCCACAACAACATCATCAACTGGTGCAGCATCCACAGCCACATCCACCACGGCAGGCTCAGCAGCTGCTGCCGGAGGCGCTGCCGTGGCCTCTGCTGCCGTCTCCACCACTGCCGGCTCCACTTCAGTGGCCTCCACCTCTTCAACCTCGTCTTCCTCGTCAGAGTTTAGGGGTGCCACCCCAACACCGGGACCTGGGTTCCCACCCTTTGTAGTAAagtcaaaaagaaataaaaaagtttgatttggaCCAGGAAGAATCAGCTGCAGAATCCTAATCTCTGTGAATTTGGCTCAATAAATAGGATGTAAAACAAGCGCATCTTTGGTTGGcttgtttgattaaataaatgaaaaagcctttgcATGCATACTTTTACAAAATCTCCAACAAGGTTTTCTTATgagaagaaagaataaaaaaaaaacacaaattctcaAGGCTTAAGTATAAGTTAGTAGCACATGCTGGGATGTTCGGTTTGTTTTGGTTAGTTGTTATTGTTGCAGAAACCTTAGCAACACCCAGCAATTTCCGACAATACCGAGACAAAATATATCCACGGAATAATTGttggtttatttaaatttgtctCACCACTGTAATGTCACGTGTGTCTGGAGTTTTGGTGGagccatttattttcctttaattcaACAATAGAGCTTTGCGTCTGGTTAGGAGTGTGTGACTAATTCCAGGAAGCTTGAAGAAACTGGAGCAGAACTGTCAATGCATCAGTTACTTCAGTTTTACACCCTGGAGTGTCATTATTTCTATTTGTGTGACTTTTTTGGAGCAAACAGCTCcttaaacaattaaaagaaattacaagATGGAACAAATCAGTTTAGTACAAACAAAGGGGACAAAAAATAGCCTTGGTGTGAATTGAAGGCTCACCTCAGCCTCCTCATCTGAGGCATCTCCTGCTGggatggcagcagcagctggctgGACTGGTACATTTATCTGGATTTAAAACGGTTCAATTTAAATGCAGTATTGAGTTTTGTCAGTTTGGATGGTGCAATGTAATGAAGGTTCTTACATCTGCAGCCGCTGCAGGACCAGCCTAGAAAAAGCAAAGATCAAACATACTCAAGTGAGAATTTGAcgattttttagattttgttaaTTTGCATAAAGTAGAACACTTGAAGTTATATTTTATTAGGTCTACTTGAGGATTATGTGTAGTAAATACCCTAGACCATGTGATAGTGTAGAAAGTATATCAACTGAAGACttattcagactaaattggaacaatttaaatttacaatatATGGATAGGacacaaaaagtaaacttcaaggaTACTATCTCACTTTTAGCATcagtatacttgtagtacacctAAACTGACTACTTTTTGCTACAGAAAGTCAAACAGAATTTATCTCAAAACTCACATGAGCACCAGCGGCAGGAAGAAAGGGGTTTGCAAGTCCCTGAAAAGGTAAATATTCATGGTTGATCCTTAAAGTCAAGTCTAATTTAAGTGAAACATTGTTAGCTCCTGTACCTGCTGCTGGTACATCCTAAACAGCTCCATGAGCCTGAGGGCTGCATTAGCATGTGCTGCAACCTGTTGGATAAATACCAGACATCCGAAGTGGTGAGCAATGAAAGCAATTATTTCCCCTCTCTAAAAAAGCTGTTGTTGATGACGTGACAAAAACGTGATGCGACAAGTCCCAAAAGCAGATCAAAAGGAGCACCTTTACCTCACTGCTGTCACTGTCTGGAGCCTGCAATTGAGGAGAAAGACACAAATAAATATACATAAGGGAGTTCTAAAGATCAACagcatttaaattttttaacaaaagatgCATTCTTTTCTTAAAGAAAGATATAATGAGACTCACGGGAGCAGCAGAAGCGGAGATGATCAggtacaaaaatacaaacaacttCATTTTGGGTCctgcagaaaatacaaaaaaaaaagaagatttttt
The sequence above is a segment of the Oryzias latipes chromosome 1, ASM223467v1 genome. Coding sequences within it:
- the LOC101159416 gene encoding tropomyosin-1, isoforms 33/34-like, which translates into the protein MKLFVFLYLIISASAAPAPDSDSSEVAAHANAALRLMELFRMYQQQGLANPFLPAAGAHAGPAAAADINVPVQPAAAAIPAGDASDEEAEGGNPGPGVGVAPLNSDEEDEVEEVEATEVEPAVVETAAEATAAPPAAAAEPAVVDVAVDAAPVDDVVVDVPPVDVAAVDIAPEVAVDVAGPAAADIPAAADVPAAGDTDTDAAENEVTGGIADPAAL